TGCTTTTAAGGTCAAAATGGGTGTAGTGAAGTATATCCTTTGTCAGATAGCCAACCTCGCCGGCAACGACAAATCCTTCATGAACTTTTCGATCAGTAAGTCTGGTGAGGCTTTTTTTGAACAGCCGAAGCTGAAATCCGGGGTACCAGCCGCACGATTTTATCCATTTCCCGTTAAAAAAAGTCTTGCGGGGGATGTAAAAGCCATCAAACGAGGGGTCTGCCTGAAGTATGCCAGTGATTTCGTTTTTCAGCTCTTCTGAAACTTCCTCATCAGCATCGAGACTCAGAACCCATTCATTTGTGCAGCTTCTCAAGGCAAAGTCTTTCTGTTCCGAAAAACCTTTCCATTCATTGTGGATTACTTTTGCTCCCAATCCTTTTGCGATCTCTACAGTCCCGTCCTTGCTTCCTGAATCCACCACGATAATTTCATCAGCCCAGGCAACGCTTTTCAGACAACGGGCAATATTTTTTTCTTCGTTGAGGGTAATAATTGAAATGGATATTTTTTGCAAGCTCAGCCTAAAAATTTCTTCCGGGTTTCAGGAGTCGGAATTCTGCACGCCTCTTCCCTGCCGAAAAACCTGTATCTGTTTTTCGCTATAAGAGAATAGACTCCGTTTCTAATAAAAGGGGGAACAATAATGAATATATATAAGATTCCGAAAAAGCCACCCAGTTCTCTCGCCACCCTGAGACCGGCACTTGAACTTGTGTAATGTTTTTCTCCATTCAGAAGTATAAATGTATCAAAATCCGTCTGTGAGAGTTTTAAATTGGAGAGGGTTTCCTGTCCAAGGTCTGACTGAAGCGATGCAAACCGGAATTTATCGTTCTTATCTCTGTCAATTATAAAATTCACCCAAAAATTGCAGAAATTACATACACCATCGAACAGGATTACAAACTTATCTTTTGGGAGATCAAACATCTTCTATCTGTGAGAGTTTGATCATTTCGATTCTTCTTGCAGACGACCGGATAATATGAATCCTGAATATACCCGCGGTAACTATCTCACCCTGTGCAGGAATATTCCCCGTCTCTGCCATTATGAAACCACCAATCGTATTGTAATCTCCATCCGGAATACCAAGATCAAATTTTTCATTAATGCTGTCAACTTCAACATCTCCACCAATCAGGTATTCGTTATCCCCCGTCTGACGGCAGACATTCTCTTCAACATCATATTCATCTTTAATCTCACCAAACACTTCCTCAATCAGGTCTTCTGCAGTCACAATTCCGGCGGTTCCTCCAAATTCATCTATCACGACTGCGATCGAGATTCTTTCCCTAAGAAAATCATTCAGCATATCAACGCTTTTTTTCGTCTCGGGAACATTCAGTATCTGACGGACAATTTCAGACAGATACGCCGGCTGTTTAAAGAGGTCGTAGGCAAGTACAAATCCCGTGATGTTGTCAAGATTGTCTTCGTACACAGGAAGTTTCGAGTAACCCGATTCGATAAATGTTTCAATAACCTCTTCAAGACTGCTGTTTATTTCCACACCCACAATTTCGGTCCTGGGTCTCATTGCCTCATTAACCCGCTGATCCTGCATCTCGATCAGTTTCCTGATTGCCTTCCCTTCCTTCTTGTTCACATTTCCGGCATTCTCTCCTTCCTCTATCAGCAACTGGAGGTCTTCACGACGAACCAGATCAAGAAGTGAATCGGAGGTTGATTTTTTTCGACTTATTAAGAGGGTGAAATAACTTGCAAGCTTGACAAGAGGATAGAACACTATGTAAAGACCACGCATCGGAATAGAGAAAACAATTAACATGGTCGTGCTGAGTTCCCTGCCGATGTATTTTGGGATCAGTTCACCAAAAAACAAGATAACCATGGTGGAAATTATCAGAATCTCAAATTCATTGAAACCAAACCGTTCTGCTAAGAAAATGGTGGAAATGGAGGCAAAAGTGATATTCGCGATGTTGTTGCCAATCAGAAGTGTGGAAAAGAATTTCTCGGGATTATTGATGAAATAATGTGCAGCCTTCGCACCCGGATTGTTCTTCCCTGCTTTTATCTCAATTTTGAGCTTGTTGGAGACAATGTATGCCATTTCAGTCCCCGAGAAGAAGGCACTCATCAAAATCAATATTCCAAGAAGAAGAAGTTGCGTCTCCATCAGTATGTTCTCTTTACCTCGATACCGTCAATTCTCCCCTTATAAGTCTCACCTTTGTATCTGATCTCCAGCTTAAGGTCGATAGCTTTCAAATCCTTCAAGCCGGAAGTGCTGTTCCGCTCTTTTGAGGAAAATCTGAAATTGATAAAACTTGACTTACCCGGTTTCTGAAGTTTGTCATCCTCGGGGAGGATTAAAAACGGAAACTTTTTTAACTCCTTGCCCTCCGCATATATGATGGCATTCAAACAGACTATACTGTCGATTTCAGGTTTCTCCCAGGCAGCAAACATCGCATCTCCTGTGAAAAGAAAACCATTGGGACCACCCGGCATCATGTCAATCCAGGCTTCCGCTCTGTCTATCTTGAGAAAACCTTGGGTAACTGCATTTTCCACCGTCTTCCCGTTCTCCATCGAATTGCTCTCTTTCTCACAATTGCAGCATCCAGCAATAAAAACCATGGAAAGCAGAACCGGCATAAATTTTAAGTTGTGAAGTCTCATCATAAAACCTTGTAAACAATCAGAATTGTAGCCGAAAGATATAAAATTGCATTCAGTATTGTAGGAATATCTTTGAATAAAATTTCAATCGTACTCTCCCCTCTGTTATGAAGATAAACGAGATACATGTATCTGTAAATTCCAAACACTACAAAT
This Bacteroidota bacterium DNA region includes the following protein-coding sequences:
- a CDS encoding glycosyltransferase family 2 protein; translation: MQKISISIITLNEEKNIARCLKSVAWADEIIVVDSGSKDGTVEIAKGLGAKVIHNEWKGFSEQKDFALRSCTNEWVLSLDADEEVSEELKNEITGILQADPSFDGFYIPRKTFFNGKWIKSCGWYPGFQLRLFKKSLTRLTDRKVHEGFVVAGEVGYLTKDILHYTHFDLKSTFAKINNYSTLEAEESYLTKRSTPLNFIVNPLAAFLQHYILRRGFTDGVEGLIISILHALTNLLTYMKIWEMRREKKT
- a CDS encoding DCC1-like thiol-disulfide oxidoreductase family protein — protein: MFDLPKDKFVILFDGVCNFCNFWVNFIIDRDKNDKFRFASLQSDLGQETLSNLKLSQTDFDTFILLNGEKHYTSSSAGLRVARELGGFFGILYIFIIVPPFIRNGVYSLIAKNRYRFFGREEACRIPTPETRKKFLG
- a CDS encoding hemolysin family protein; protein product: METQLLLLGILILMSAFFSGTEMAYIVSNKLKIEIKAGKNNPGAKAAHYFINNPEKFFSTLLIGNNIANITFASISTIFLAERFGFNEFEILIISTMVILFFGELIPKYIGRELSTTMLIVFSIPMRGLYIVFYPLVKLASYFTLLISRKKSTSDSLLDLVRREDLQLLIEEGENAGNVNKKEGKAIRKLIEMQDQRVNEAMRPRTEIVGVEINSSLEEVIETFIESGYSKLPVYEDNLDNITGFVLAYDLFKQPAYLSEIVRQILNVPETKKSVDMLNDFLRERISIAVVIDEFGGTAGIVTAEDLIEEVFGEIKDEYDVEENVCRQTGDNEYLIGGDVEVDSINEKFDLGIPDGDYNTIGGFIMAETGNIPAQGEIVTAGIFRIHIIRSSARRIEMIKLSQIEDV